A stretch of DNA from Ferviditalea candida:
GCTTTCGCTGAATTTCGTATCAAGATGCTTAATGATGCCCGATTTTTGTTTGTCCAGATGGCCGAATGTCGTGACCGCGATGCTGCCGTAACCAAGTACCGAACCGAATGCAAGCGTCTCGTCACAGCCGAACAAGCTCTCATCGGCTTCGACGAGCGATTGAAGCGGCTCAGACAGCTTTTTCTGCTCGGCCAGGGTGTCCAATTCCATTCCAACCAACAGGGCGTGTAGAATTTCCCGTTTTTGCAATACTGCGTTGACACTGTCCACACATTCTTCAAATGAAAGGTTTGGATGATACGGGGACTGCATCTCGTAAACAATCTCGGCGATATCTTCAATTTTCACGCCGCGCTGCGCCAGTTTGTTCATGGCGGCTTCTTTGACTTCCCTGCTGTGCACAACTCTAGCCAATTCAACCATCCCCTTTCCCTGATAGCTCAATTATACCATGAAAGGAAGTGTTATTGTTGTGCTCATCTCGTCTCCGCCTTCCAGTTATAAAATTTCGAGCCGACGATAAAGATGACGAGCACCCCGATGATCTGCTTGATCCCCTCCCCGTTTTTCAGCCAATTCATGCCTTGAACGGAGATCTCTCCGCTGTCCGGCTGCTGCAAACCTTCAATCATTTTCCTGTTGCGATTTCATCATAGACCCAAATATAAGCAAATAATACCGCCTCCGGAATTTTTTTACTCTCAGTCCAAAGGCGGATGATAAATCATTGCAAAAACCCTATGAAAGTTTACTA
This window harbors:
- a CDS encoding phosphatidylglycerophosphatase A family protein yields the protein MARVVHSREVKEAAMNKLAQRGVKIEDIAEIVYEMQSPYHPNLSFEECVDSVNAVLQKREILHALLVGMELDTLAEQKKLSEPLQSLVEADESLFGCDETLAFGSVLGYGSIAVTTFGHLDKQKSGIIKHLDTKFSESVHTFLDDLVASVAAAASGRIAHRSRDNEENQEPGAGSETGPLSDENAS